In Candidatus Parvarchaeota archaeon, the sequence TCGGGCAAACTTCTCATGCCCAAACAAGTCCTCCTTTAGCTGTCTTGCCATTTCTGCCTCGTGCCCCTCGGCCTGGAACTTTATCGGGCAAAGGGCTTTTTTCTTAACAGTCCTGCCGTCAAACTCAAAGGGATAAAGCCTGCACACATGAGGCCTGTGTGCGTAAATCCCACAAGCGCTGTCCTCGCCCAAAAACACACACTCCTTTTTCTGCCTTCTTTTAAGAATGAGAAAATACTCATGCACCCTGCCGCCCTCTCTTACCAATAAAGGATAGTGCGGTGTCCCTTTAGAGTCAATCTGGCATGAAAACTCCAAAAAGTCTGAAGGCGCAAGCCTTTGCGCCTCGCCGTTGTTATCCTCTTGTGCCAGCTCGCGTGCAAGCCTTTTAGCCTCCGGTATTGTCA encodes:
- a CDS encoding YkgJ family cysteine cluster protein, producing TIPEAKRLARELAQEDNNGEAQRLAPSDFLEFSCQIDSKGTPHYPLLVREGGRVHEYFLILKRRQKKECVFLGEDSACGIYAHRPHVCRLYPFEFDGRTVKKKALCPIKFQAEGHEAEMARQLKEDLFGHEKFARKWIEKYGKQGIAPDMARFVEYFG